One Glycine max cultivar Williams 82 chromosome 4, Glycine_max_v4.0, whole genome shotgun sequence DNA segment encodes these proteins:
- the LOC100799549 gene encoding phosphatidylinositol transfer protein 3 — translation MEGVSPEPLRSELDSKSKHDTAKEDDDALKDSTEAEVTKIRLMRAFVESRDPSSKEENDLMMRRFLRARSLDVEKASAMFLKYLKWKRSFVPNGCISPSEIAEDIAQDKVFTQGLDKKGRPIVVTFAAKHFQSKNGADGFKRYVVFVLEKLCSRMPPGQEKFLAIADIKGWAYVNSDLRGYLNSLSILQDCYPERLGKMLIVHAPYMFMKIWKMIYPFIDENTKKKIVFVENKKLKSTLLEEIEESQIPDIYGGQMPLVPIQNS, via the exons ATGGAGGGTGTGAGCCCCGAGCCCCTGAGATCAGAATTGGATTCCAAATCCAAACATGACACAGCAAAAGAAGATGATGACGCTTTGAAAGACAGCACTGAAGCCGAAGTCACCAAAATTCGTCTCATGAGAGCCTTTGTTGAAAGCCGAGATCCCTCTTCCAAG GAAGAAAATGATTTGATGATGAGAAGATTCTTGCGGGCTCGTAGTTTGGATGTGGAGAAGGCTTCGGCAATGTTCCTTAAGTACTTGAAATGGAAGCGTTCATTTGTTCCAAATGGTTGCATATCACCGTCAGAGATTGCCGAAGATATTGCACAGGACAAGGTGTTTACGCAAGGACTCGACAAGAAGGGTCGACCTATAGTTGTTACCTTTGCTGCAAAACATTTTCAAAGCAAAAATGGTGCCGATGGTTTCAAAC GGTATGTGGTGTTTGTTCTTGAGAAGCTTTGTTCAAG GATGCCACCGGGGCAAGAAAAGTTTCTTGCCATTGCAGACATTAAAGGATGGGCATACGTAAACAGTGACCTTCGTGGATACCTTAATTCTCTATCCATTTTGCAG GATTGCTACCCTGAAAGATTGGGGAAGATGCTTATTGTACACGCACCTTATATGTTTATGAaaatttggaaaatgatttacCCTTTCATTGATGAAAATACCAAGAAAAAG ATCGTATTCGTGGAGAACAAAAAGCTGAAATCAACATTGCTAGAAGAGATAGAGGAGAGTCAAATCCCGGATATATACGGAGGCCAAATGCCATTAGTTCCTATCCAGAATAGCTGA